GGGCGCTGCTGGCCGCGGCCGGTCAGCACCTGTCGTTCGTGGCCACCTGTGCAGCGTGGGGTATTCCGCACCTGCTGGGCAACGCCAGCATGCTGCCCGGCGGCGCCGGCGTGGTGGAACTCACCATGACGCCGCTGTTGACGCGACTAGGCGTGAGCGCGGCCCCCGCGCTGGCGGTGGTGCTGGGCTATCGCGCCCTTTCCTTCTGGGTCCCCATGCTGGCGGGACTGCCAGTCATCCTTTGGTTCGAGCGTAAAAAATGATGCGCATTGCACTGGTCTCCGAGTACTACTATCCGCACTTCGGCGGCGTGTGCGAGCACGTTCACTTCCTGGCGCGCGAGCTGCGCACTCGCGGGCACGAGGTTGACATTGTCACCTCGCGCATTGGTAACGCCCCTGACGAACCGGGTGTCATCAAGCTGGGCCGCAGCGTTCCCCTGTACATCAACGGTTCGCAGGCACGCGTCACGCTGGGTGTTGGACGGGCGACGTTGCGAAAACTGTTTCGTGAACGCGAGTACGACCTGATTCACGTGCATACGCCACTCACGCCGGCGTTGCCGATGTTTTCGGTGGAGGCGGCCGAAGTACCGGTGGTGGGCACCTTTCACACCAACTTCGACCGATCGCTGCTGTATTCAGTGTTTCACCGTCGCATGAGTCGCGTTGCGAAACGACTCGATGCCGCGATTGCCGTGTCTCCCACGGCGGCAGCGGCAATCAACCGGTACTTCCCACTCGATTGCCGTATCGTGCCAAACGGTGTCGACCTGGCCAGTTTCCATCCGGGCGTTGCGGCGCCGGCCTCGATGCGTGACGTCAATCCGTACATCCTGTTCCTGGGTCGCCTCGATCCGCGCAACGGTCTGGCCGAACTCATTCGCGCGTTCACCATAGTGAGCGAGCAGGTGCCCGACGCGCGGCTCATTGTCGTGGGCGATGGTCCGCTGCGGGCGCACTATCAGCGCGCCGCCGAGGGCAATCCGGCTATCCGGTTCGAGGGCGCCGTGAAGGATGCGCGTCCGGCGTTCTACGCCAACGCCACCATTTACGCCTGTCCCACCACCAAGGCGTCGTTCGGCATCACGCTGCTGGAGGCGATGGCGTGTGGGGCGCCCATTGTCTGCTCCGACATTCCCGGTTTTGGCGACGTCGTGCGTGACGGCCGTGACTGCCTGATGGTGCGGGCCAGCGATGCGCACTCGCTGGCCAACGGGCTGCTGCGTCTGCTGCGGGACAGTGCGTTGCGTCTGCGGCTGGCCGAGTCGGGGTTGGCGGGCGTGCAACGGTACGACTGGCCGCGGGTGACCGATGCCATTGTCGCGATTTACGAGGAGTTGCTGGGCGGCGTTGCGGCAGAGCCGCTGGTGGCGGTGCCGTGAGCGCGTTGGCCATGAGCGGCGCGGCGCTGGCTATGGTGGGAGCGCTGGCGCATGGCACATGGTATCGCAACAGCCCGGTATTCGGTCGTGTCATCTCCCGCGTGCCAGGTGACGGTCTCCGCGTGGCCCTCACGTTCGATGACGGGCCCAACCCCGAGGCGACGCCGCGCATTCTCGACGCGCTGGCGTCGCTGCAAGTGCAGGCGACGTTCTTCCTGCTGGGCAAGCACGTGGATCGCTGGCCCGATATCGCCGCCCGCGTGGCGGCAGAGGGGCATACCGTTGGCAATCACGGGTGGCATCACCGCAAGTTGCATGTGCGTTCGCCGTCGTATGTGCGCGACGACATCACGCGTGGCGCCGCATCGATTGAGCAGGCCACGGGTGTCACGCCGCACCTGTTCCGCGCCCCGCACGGCTTTCGCAATCCGTGGGTGTCGCCCATTGCGCGCGCCTTGGGTGAACAGGTGGTGGGGTGGTCGCTGGGGGTGTGGGATTCCGCGTGTCCCGGCGTGGACGTAATCGTGCAGCGTACGCTGAACGGCGTGCGACCAGGCAGCATTGTGCTGCTGCACGATGGCGACGGCTATGATGCAACGGGCGATCGGTTGCAGACAGCGGCCGCCGTCACGCCGATCGTGCAAAGACTGCGCGAGCGGGGATATGGGGAATACTCAGTACTAAGTACCTAGTACCTAGTACCTAGTACCTGGTACTGAGTACTTGGTACTTGGTACTTGGTACTGAGTTACCTCCCCATCCATCGGTCTTCGAGCACCTGCGCCGGCTTCACGTAGTCCTTGCCGCCGACGCTGAGTTTCACGATGTAGCTGCCGGGTGCGGCGCTTGCGCCACCGCCGCCGCGACCACCGCCGGCACTGCCCGAGCAGCTGGTGTCGGGTGCGGGCGTGGGGGGCTGTGGTGGTGTCGGAGTCGCTGGCGGCGCGGGATTCGCACCAGCGGTGGGCGGGGCACCGGCAGCGGCGCCTGCACCGCGACCGCCGCCGCCACCCGGCGCACCACCGCGTCCGCCGCCGGGAGCTGCGGCGGTCAACATGGGCGTCACCAGTGACCACTGGATGCGATTGATCCCCGCGATGGCTTTCACGGTGGTCTCGCACACGGTGCGACCGGTTGCATCGGCGATGGAGATCTTGGCCTCGCCCGCGTTCTTCAGGTGGAACTGGATGGCGGTGCCGCGCGCCGGGTTCTCGCCCTCAAACTGTTTCTCGCCGCCGGTGTAAATGTCCGCGCGCACGTCCGTCGCGTATGCCACGGCAGCACGCACGTCGAACAAGGTGGCGTCCGCGGCGGCAACGGCGGGCGTGAACTGCTGCAGGGGGGTGATGTCGTCGGCAATCCAGATGCTCCGACCATGCGACGCGACGATGAGGTCGCCATCGCGCGGATGCACCAGGATGTCATCAGTGCGCACGGTGGGGTATCCGGTCATGAACGGTTCCCACTTGCTGCCGCCGTTCAGCGACAGGAACAGTCCGAACTCGGTGCCGGCGTACAGCAGCTGCGGGTTCTTCGGATCTTCGCGAATGACCTGCACGTTGCCGCTGGCCGGCAGCGATGTGCTCACGCTCGACCAGGTCTTGCCGTAGTCCCGCGTGACAAACACATACGGTTTGAGATCGTCGCTGCGATGTCCGTCCACCGCCACATACGCGGTGGCAGCATCAAAGTGCGACGCGTCGATGCGCGAAATCCAGTAGGGATTGTCGCCACTCAGCGCACCACTTGGCAGCCCGGTGATGTTCTTGCCCACCTCGGTGAACGTGACG
The nucleotide sequence above comes from Gemmatimonadaceae bacterium. Encoded proteins:
- a CDS encoding glycosyltransferase family 4 protein, which encodes MMRIALVSEYYYPHFGGVCEHVHFLARELRTRGHEVDIVTSRIGNAPDEPGVIKLGRSVPLYINGSQARVTLGVGRATLRKLFREREYDLIHVHTPLTPALPMFSVEAAEVPVVGTFHTNFDRSLLYSVFHRRMSRVAKRLDAAIAVSPTAAAAINRYFPLDCRIVPNGVDLASFHPGVAAPASMRDVNPYILFLGRLDPRNGLAELIRAFTIVSEQVPDARLIVVGDGPLRAHYQRAAEGNPAIRFEGAVKDARPAFYANATIYACPTTKASFGITLLEAMACGAPIVCSDIPGFGDVVRDGRDCLMVRASDAHSLANGLLRLLRDSALRLRLAESGLAGVQRYDWPRVTDAIVAIYEELLGGVAAEPLVAVP
- a CDS encoding polysaccharide deacetylase family protein, with product MSALAMSGAALAMVGALAHGTWYRNSPVFGRVISRVPGDGLRVALTFDDGPNPEATPRILDALASLQVQATFFLLGKHVDRWPDIAARVAAEGHTVGNHGWHHRKLHVRSPSYVRDDITRGAASIEQATGVTPHLFRAPHGFRNPWVSPIARALGEQVVGWSLGVWDSACPGVDVIVQRTLNGVRPGSIVLLHDGDGYDATGDRLQTAAAVTPIVQRLRERGYGEYSVLST